The Halosimplex litoreum genome has a window encoding:
- a CDS encoding aconitate hydratase, with translation MGQTLTEKILDDHLVEGELEPGEEIGIEVDQVLTQDTTGTLVWLQFEALELDDVQTEVAAQYCDHQTYQFDFKNTDDHRFLRSAAGKFGAHFSRPGNGICHNVHKENFAAPGKTMLGSDSHTPTPGGMGELAIGAGGLDVAVAMGGGAYYIDMPEVVNVRLEGELPEWATAKDVILELLRRLSVKGGVGKIFEYTGPGVESLSVPERTTITNMGTELGATSSIFPTDERTEEYLEAVGRGEDYEEVAPDEDAEYHDEIVVDLSDLEPLIAEPSMPDNVVPVSEVAGTDVDQVMIGSCTNGAYEDILPAAKMLEGREINKTTEMIVAPGSKQASEMLAREGWTAEMMAAGVNFSEATCGACIGNGHVPASDSVSLRTFNRNFEGRSGIEDDSVYLCSPEVATAAALKGEIVDPRELADEMGDLEDPGFELGDNYVGVSNSDLIAPDEAVDDELIKGPNIGDVPLKDPLPADLSGDVLLKMPDNITTDHISPANADVLMYRSNIPKLSEFTLTRVDDTFPERALEADGGLLLAGENYGQGSSREHAALCPMYLGIDAVLAQSFARIHKANLFNFGIVPLTIDEDTYEDIDQGDSVEIVDDVAEAVRSGAEEITIRVDDDWEATANLDASEREREILADGGKLTHVKQQYESGDGAAHADD, from the coding sequence ATGGGACAGACACTCACCGAAAAGATCCTCGACGACCACCTCGTCGAGGGCGAACTCGAGCCCGGCGAAGAGATCGGGATCGAGGTCGACCAGGTCCTCACCCAGGACACGACCGGAACGCTCGTCTGGCTACAGTTCGAGGCGCTCGAACTCGACGACGTCCAGACCGAAGTCGCGGCGCAGTACTGCGACCACCAGACCTACCAGTTCGACTTCAAGAACACGGACGACCACCGCTTCCTGCGGTCGGCGGCGGGCAAGTTCGGCGCGCACTTCTCGCGGCCGGGCAACGGTATCTGTCACAACGTCCACAAGGAGAACTTCGCCGCGCCGGGCAAGACGATGCTCGGTTCGGACTCCCACACGCCGACGCCCGGTGGCATGGGCGAACTCGCCATCGGCGCCGGCGGCCTCGACGTCGCCGTCGCGATGGGCGGGGGCGCCTACTACATCGACATGCCGGAGGTCGTCAACGTCCGCCTCGAAGGTGAGCTCCCCGAGTGGGCCACCGCCAAGGACGTCATCCTCGAGCTGCTCCGTCGCCTCTCAGTGAAGGGCGGCGTCGGCAAGATCTTCGAGTACACCGGTCCCGGCGTCGAGAGCCTCTCGGTGCCCGAGCGGACGACCATCACCAACATGGGCACCGAACTCGGTGCCACCTCCTCGATCTTCCCGACCGACGAGCGCACTGAAGAATACCTCGAAGCGGTCGGCCGCGGCGAGGACTACGAGGAGGTCGCGCCCGACGAGGACGCCGAGTACCACGACGAGATCGTCGTCGACCTGTCGGATCTGGAACCGCTCATCGCCGAGCCGTCGATGCCCGACAACGTCGTGCCCGTCAGCGAGGTCGCCGGCACCGACGTCGACCAGGTCATGATCGGCTCCTGTACGAACGGTGCCTACGAGGACATCCTCCCGGCCGCGAAGATGCTGGAGGGTCGCGAGATCAACAAGACGACCGAGATGATCGTCGCGCCCGGCTCCAAGCAGGCCTCCGAGATGCTCGCCCGCGAGGGCTGGACCGCGGAGATGATGGCCGCCGGCGTCAACTTCTCCGAGGCGACCTGCGGCGCGTGTATCGGCAACGGTCACGTGCCCGCCTCCGATTCGGTCTCGCTGCGCACCTTCAACCGCAACTTCGAGGGTCGCTCCGGCATCGAGGACGACTCCGTCTACCTCTGCTCGCCCGAGGTCGCGACCGCCGCGGCGCTCAAAGGCGAGATCGTCGACCCGCGCGAGTTGGCCGACGAGATGGGCGACCTGGAGGACCCGGGCTTCGAACTCGGCGACAACTACGTCGGCGTGAGCAACTCCGACCTCATCGCGCCCGACGAGGCCGTCGACGACGAGCTCATCAAGGGCCCCAACATCGGCGACGTGCCGCTGAAGGACCCGCTCCCGGCCGATCTTTCGGGCGACGTGCTGCTGAAGATGCCCGACAACATCACGACCGACCACATCAGCCCCGCAAACGCGGACGTGCTGATGTACCGGTCGAACATCCCGAAACTGTCGGAGTTCACGCTCACCCGCGTGGACGACACGTTCCCCGAGCGCGCCCTGGAGGCCGACGGCGGCCTCCTGCTCGCCGGTGAGAACTACGGCCAGGGTTCCTCGCGCGAGCACGCGGCCCTGTGCCCGATGTACCTCGGCATCGACGCCGTCCTCGCACAGAGCTTCGCCCGCATCCACAAGGCGAACCTCTTCAACTTCGGCATCGTCCCACTGACGATCGACGAGGACACCTACGAGGACATCGACCAGGGCGACTCCGTCGAGATCGTCGACGACGTCGCCGAGGCCGTCCGCTCCGGCGCCGAGGAGATCACCATCCGCGTCGACGACGACTGGGAGGCGACCGCCAACCTCGACGCCTCCGAACGCGAACGGGAGATCCTCGCCGACGGCGGCAAGCTGACCCACGTCAAACAGCAGTACGAGTCCGGCGACGGCGCGGCCCACGCCGACGACTGA
- the rimI gene encoding ribosomal protein S18-alanine N-acetyltransferase — protein MTTVPTEEESGSGVRVREAERADLLAVFHIEQEAFPQPWPFSAFERFLDEPGFLVAQVRDDADSRETATVGDDGRVVGYVVADVVPNHGESLGHIKDIAVAEACRGQGVGRRLLQQALTVLATENVASVKLEVRESNETAKRLYRGFGFEHHGRLPRYYSNGEDALVMVQEF, from the coding sequence GTGACGACCGTCCCAACCGAGGAGGAGTCGGGTTCGGGCGTACGCGTTCGGGAGGCCGAGCGCGCGGACCTGCTCGCCGTCTTCCACATCGAACAGGAGGCGTTCCCCCAGCCGTGGCCCTTCTCGGCGTTCGAGCGCTTCCTCGACGAGCCGGGCTTCCTGGTCGCGCAGGTCCGCGACGACGCGGACTCCCGCGAGACGGCCACGGTCGGCGACGACGGCCGCGTCGTCGGTTACGTCGTCGCCGACGTGGTCCCCAACCACGGTGAATCCCTGGGTCACATCAAGGACATCGCCGTCGCCGAGGCGTGTCGCGGCCAGGGGGTCGGCCGCCGCCTGCTCCAGCAGGCGCTGACCGTCCTCGCGACCGAGAACGTCGCGTCGGTGAAACTCGAAGTCCGGGAGTCGAACGAGACGGCAAAGCGGCTGTATCGCGGGTTCGGTTTCGAGCACCACGGCCGGCTCCCCCGCTACTACTCCAACGGCGAGGACGCCCTCGTGATGGTCCAGGAGTTCTGA
- a CDS encoding DUF433 domain-containing protein: protein MSQVARRIVRELHDEPHLEGRRTTVRFVKTQVEDRGLDPRTVADRHDLDVADVYRALTYYHDNPAEMRTVEREREAAVEDHRHLTTNPDDVRD, encoded by the coding sequence ATGAGCCAAGTCGCGAGGCGTATCGTCCGCGAACTCCACGACGAGCCCCATCTCGAAGGGCGACGGACGACAGTCCGGTTCGTCAAGACGCAGGTCGAGGATCGCGGACTCGACCCACGGACAGTCGCGGACCGCCACGACCTCGACGTGGCGGACGTGTACAGGGCGCTCACGTATTACCACGACAACCCGGCGGAGATGCGAACGGTAGAGCGCGAGCGCGAGGCAGCCGTCGAGGACCACCGACACCTGACGACGAACCCGGACGACGTTCGCGACTGA
- a CDS encoding DUF5615 family PIN-like protein, with protein MTYRLLADENVEKAAIRYLRKLGHDVEWIGDVPELGLGATDDDIATYASETNRLVLTQDDDFFTAIDLDRIPGVLFQRDQTLSSSEVGDAVHEMAEYLDQSDVTLEYVSWNWL; from the coding sequence ATGACGTATCGCCTGCTCGCCGACGAAAACGTCGAGAAGGCCGCGATCCGATATCTCCGAAAACTCGGCCACGACGTCGAGTGGATCGGTGATGTGCCGGAGCTGGGCCTGGGAGCGACAGACGACGATATCGCGACGTACGCCAGTGAGACGAACCGCCTCGTGCTGACCCAGGACGACGATTTCTTCACTGCGATCGATCTCGACCGGATCCCAGGTGTTCTCTTCCAGCGCGATCAGACGCTTTCGAGCAGCGAAGTCGGCGACGCCGTCCACGAGATGGCCGAGTATCTCGACCAGTCGGACGTGACGCTGGAGTACGTGAGTTGGAACTGGCTCTGA